The region aggccatttagaaataattctgttgcaattagttcctTAGAAAATGCCAGATTTACTGGCCTAGAAgtatggggtgtgtggggtggggtgtgtgtgtgtgtttttttattattattatttttttatttttttaatgttttgttttgtattttttgttttgtttttgttttttggagaGGGTTCAAGTTCTTTCGTCCGGTTTAatgcagctgtgtactctcagacatgcatgtaatagcagtgccataactttgtaattaatcACGCAAGacataaaagtacacatttttaaaGGCAAGATATggaatctcaatataaataccgatttggtgtaaaaatagcaattatgaagaaaatcgcAAAAAAGataaatttttggcaattttgttgGCTCTTTTCaaagaactttttttttatattggcctttttttagatattgactatataaggcatcaaaatgaactttttagaaTCCGCTAACGCTTATCTGCACAAAATCCCAGCGTcattcttttttctctctctacATGTACCACTTGTACTTCTTCATTTCCTATTTGCCAATAATCTGagaatctgcaatagctgccaagtgtcgcATTGTTTAGATGGGTGCAATAAAGAATACAgacattgtcaaatttgtaaagGGCAGCaattaattgaatacatgaatccaaaaccctcccaagtccatgggaagtgattttgagaaaaaaacctgtgtatcattttaattagttagatttacctggtcaatatggtaagttgtacgtgcaaatgggtgggttaaactgtaataggtatgacgattagcatttcagggacttcgtggggttcattttaaattctggacttgggtggttttttgaatcatatacaaagacaataatgttggaatgatattaccactagtacGATAatgcaaaataaagcacacagttatgtataatgttgataagcattctgccatgtaatataaaccacacactttccttgattaaacccattttttttcaaacgtcactctccagcaatgaagatgttacaagtggacttttatgcatactggatttcaatcaatgtgttacaagactcaaatcatggacttgggttgattctttcatacatgctatttttcacatgctcaatagacacagaggatgaatttgagttgttctttcaaacatatgacaggcctatgtatagcaacactttcccatgcttaactcaatttggccaaagtatggacttgggtggcttttgtattcatatattcaattacaggGCCTGCTTGCATAAACTTCTctatgcatattttattttcctttcaGTCCTCAGGGTCAAGGTGCTTGGGGATGCTAATAATGGTGACGATTACGAGATCCGAGTCAAGAAAGTATTCAGGGGACCAGAGGATCTGTTGAAAAAGACAATGATCTTGAAAGCAGACCGAAACTCCCCCGTATCGTGTGGTCTCAGTTCATTGCAGACTTCCAAACAATATTATCTTGAGGGTAAGTATAgtgtgcaatgggctattccagtttagaGTCCATGCACCCCTGCACCccaagggagtgtgaatttcaaatgaggtagaATCTTAAAATTGACGTTTATATGATAGTTTAAGAAAATTAATTATTTCTAATAAATCCTCGAATAGCTATACGAAGTACGTATTCTTGACTAACTTACTAtattacacggttgtttgatgtgaccatttattaattttgtctaagaaaacattattttaatgttcaattctagacctgaataataccaacaccTATCACACTAAATAAACTGATAAACTGTGtataaacatatattttgtagcaatttctaacatatattttcgtttctatatcaaatttcgtttctatatcaaattattaatcaatctttttctgcttttttgtggtaattttaattatatattttatttatttttaattgtatatttgtgtgcaaattgaaggagctatttacatatattttaaatatgaattgccaaataatatgagttatacattacatttcatgataaaaggttttTGGAAAATCCCCTTGtaatttgttagtctgtttgcatgctgatgttctaataacattttacaagtgtctacttTGTAAAGAtgacaagattttagataaagcGCCATCAttgcttttctttaaaatgactcagttttacattccatcaaacaaccgtgattacCTAAATAGATCATGTTATGAAAAGATAAATGCCTGCCCTTATCCTCTTATTGCCAAGTTCAAAATGAGAATGTGTTTATCATGTTGAAAATAAGACAAGAAAGGTCATTTAAGATTTACCGGCCGTGCACCCCTCCCCAGTACTTAACCACACCAACTTTTTAGATGTAGGGTCctcgagatattcaagatggccggcATCTTGCCACTTTTTGCCATCTCTCCAGTGTTCAGGATTATTTAGCTATGTACTGTCTGTGACTACTTATGCTTCACGTGCAAACAAGTCGTATCCCCTGATTCTCCGTAATAGCCAAACCTGACTGCCATCATGAATGTTCTGTTCAGCTACCTGCAAAAGATGTTGCCAACCATCTTTTTCAAATGATGTGGTACTTTCTGTTGTGTCAGCCGCACCTTCCTTAACATGAATTCTGTCTATCTTGTTGCAAAAAAAACAAACCGATCGGGCTCGAATACAATCCGTTCTGTACTTTGTTTGCGCTTTGAGCAACTGGTACCACTTGTAGACGGCGCATCATCATCACCCTgcttgcccagcaaacacaaaacgttttcgacatcattcgcaaaaggttagaaaaggttgtcagaaaacgtttaaatgtcgggttatataaagggtacattaagagtataaaacgttttcataaccttaaaaaacattttttgataatctactgctcagcaaacaaaaatgttttaccgaaaacgtttaaatgtcgggttatataaagggtataaaaacgttttaataacatttcaaaaacattcttgacaacttgatacaaaacattcttaacagaatgttattttggggttgaaaaaatattttgcgaaaaatgtttgctaaaaatatttgcaataacattttaaaaacgttttcatgacctttatataacccgacatttaaatgttattaaaaggttttgtaaaaacattttaagaacatttctgtgtttgctgggttcaaatattttaacataatgttatttaagtattgacaaaatatttggcaaaaatgtttgcaaaaatagtttaaaataacattttttgaaaacatttaaaaaatattgttgcagtgtgttttcatacaaaacgttttaaaacgttatcatggcctttatataacccgacattttaatgttattaaaacgttttacctaaaccaaaagccaaaatataacttatttaaaacgtttttaaaacgtttttgtgtttgctgggtggttaTCCTACTCGGATTACTTGGTAACAGCCACGGTGGTACCATTGCGTGTGCTTGTCAGTAAGTTGATCAGGGATGCTATGGCAGATGTCTGCCATTTTGCATGTATCGTGATGTGTCAGGTTCTTCCAAACGGCGATCCCGCACATTGTGATGGATTTTGAGCCTTCCATCGGGGTCTGTTAAATTACCGAAGAATGTGCATGAATTACGTACAGTTCTTGTCTCTTTTTGCTGCTGGTTTAGGGTCCGAGAGACTCAAATCTTTGCATTTAGTCTGCATGGTTTCATAGGATTGTCATTCTGAGTAGAACTGGACCTGAAATagataaaaatccatatctcacATGTTAAAACATAGACTTAGGGAGTAATAGGCATTATGTTGCAGTTATTTAGCACCAGGTGGACACATTGGATCCCATGTTGAAGGATAAAAGTGAAAATGAATTCTAACTGGGAAGAAATTCTTGAGGGTATTAAAACCAATATTCTCTTACTTAATTAATATGTTTATCGAAATGATCTATGACCTTCTCGAAATTTTTCCACTTCTAGCAACCACTTTTGACGGCCATTTTGGCTTCCATCTTGAGTTTGATGTACACTAGCAAGCTAGGAATCTCACAAATGAAGTGACAAACATTATCTGATCATTCTATCTGAATGTTTATCCAATACGTACGGCAATATAGAAAATTGTCAAACTTGACCTCTTTTGGTGGAAATTTTGTCCGTCATCATGaatttgatgtacatgtacagtagcAAATTAAAAATCCTCCGATTGACAGCCGTGAGTGTATTAGTTTTCAGGCATGATATCGGCGTGACATCCTTGGTAGGTCTCCGCTAAAAGGCCATGTAGGGCCTGGCAAACATTTTAATTCCCTGGCTAAGTCTCCGCTCTTCATTGTCATCCCGGCAGTGCGGGGGCAATCGATATTACATACACACTCCCGCTTAAGTCCCGGCTAACCGCCCGGCCAACAGGGCAACATCTTTGTGTACATTCCGGCATGTTCCGAATCCCCCAGAGCCGGGATTCAAATTGATTGGTGCATGAAAGTCTAAACTGATTATTCCTTTCATGCAGCCTACTACGACGAGTCTGCCAATACTTTGTCCGCGGGTCTTTGTAACTACAATAACGCAGTTAATAACCCAGACGACATGGTTACAGATGAAGATGCTGAAGCTGCTGTAGTTTCAACTTGGTGTACCGAGACCAATGGCGACGTAGGGACTCCAGGAGAGTCCGTGGAGAAAGATGTGTCTGGGGGAAATCGTGGTAACGCGCAATTCCGAGAGTACCAGAAGTGCCTCCGACAGGCCTTCCAACAAGTAAgtattcaaaataattataaaagtatAGTTGAAACTTAAAGCACAGgtaactggagaggggaagcaacgagttacccccaaATCACAGCCACAGGTAAtgacttagggttagggtttacggTTTGGATTGGGGTTTGGTTAAGGCTTAGGTTTAAGATTAGGGTttggatagggttagggttacatgGCATGGAGTAATAGGTCTACCTgtcatttcaacaaaaatatgttttcctgTTTATGCCAATTAAAATGCTACATGTAGGGACTGGGGTGGTAATATGGGGCATGAAACCCTGACAGGCGCCTTCCTAGGACCACTGCGAGTGATCCCGGAATATGACCTGTATGGTGTTGACCTACTCCCGGGGCCTACTGAAGTGTTATTCCGCAGACAATGCTATAATAGCCATGTGCTATTAGACGAATCGGTTAGTAAACCAACTTCGTTAGTAGATTAAATGGTTGTCGGACTAAATGGGTATTAGACgaaatgattattagactaatTGGTTATTAGAACAATTGGAGGTAGACCAATTGGTTATCAGACTAAATGATTGTTAGTCTAAATGGGTTTAGACGAtcagttattagactaaatgggtaTCAGACCAActggttatcggaccaaacggTTATAGGACACAATGATTAGTGGACGTAGTAGATATAGCGGGCCAAGTGCGTTTAGATGAAATGGGTGTAGACGAAACGGTTATAATATCCGTTTAGACGggatggtattagaccaaacggcAATTGCCcaacaattctctttaaattgtaaatcttgtgcaaaaaaagTTAGCTAAACTTTgataaagagcgcttacaaattagtACGTTGCACTTTTTCCATTATTTTTACAGAAAAGACGTATACTGGATGGTTAGTGAATACCAAGATAAATTAATACTTAGCGTCGTTGGCGGGACACTTGGTACGGTACACTCGAAGTAGCAGATATTTACTCTTCTTCCTTGGAAGATATCTGCAAAATAAAGCCGTGATTTCTTTGTCAAAATAGCCAACCTGTGTACATCTGCAGCgttttaaatataattaaaataactttttcattattacaTATACTCACGTGTCTATCTCTCTCATCTCAGTCGTCGGCATCGCCACTGTATTGACCAAGgggtatcatcatgatcatgcatatAACCAAAGATTCacataaaaagggtgggttttttTCGTGATCAGGCAATGTACATGAACTATCTAAAACAAGGAACTTAAAGAAAAAGGGTATACAACTTGCACAATATATCAATGTTTTGGGTCTTTTGAGACAAATGTGGCATTAAATAAAGATTGAAAGTTCTGAACCTTTTGagtttgtgttttcccagttgcTATGAAGGGTTTTAAGGTCGAATAAAATGACCAGTGCAGACAAAGGcgtactataatgaaagacagagataaaaaaagactagtttgcgtttgacgccatctgtcaatcaaactcgagcacggtttgtttacaagtgtcgtgatgttatcagttgctgaacacggcggtaaaaccgggcgccttattgttaatttcgcaccttcaaacatacaaaccatctcaaaagtttggtcttaatagtaggaaactttttttcaCGAAGGCACCGTgttaacaatgcctagaaaagttgctttttgctttgtaaaagtacgtaatttgtcgccatttactgctattccttttctccgatcagtaccagataaatcgaccttccttttacgcgctaattaaccaatcaaggatcgtagagaatttgattgacagtgacgtcagacgcaaactagtctttttatctttgtcttcaaCTATAGTACGCATATAcattataaagaaatacataagatttTAGAATCATTGTTCGGGACAGTTTATCTCATCAGATGCGAGGCTTACGTTTTCAGACAGTGAAGCTGGAGTGGGAGTGATAAAGATCAAATTGTACGAGTATGTGTGGATTTTTTATATCATGTgtctgaatttcaaatttgaGGTATGATTTTAGAATTTCAACACAAACAATTTGTTCCTTCGTACTCCAGCTTCATTGTCTTAAAATGTAAGCCTCGCACATGTTAAGATAAACTGTCCTGGATGGATGATTCAAAAATCTTATGTATTTTTATAATGTTGCAATAAATTGTGGGAAAATCATGACGTCATTACGTACAAATACGTATACGTACTAGAACGCCTTTGTCTGCACTGATGACTGATG is a window of Amphiura filiformis chromosome 2, Afil_fr2py, whole genome shotgun sequence DNA encoding:
- the LOC140146296 gene encoding uncharacterized protein isoform X1 codes for the protein MNSALNLCVVLAVVVLPSAVFGCSCGAPRRHSRINPDGTIVDQSELEAFVCRSSDAILRVKVLGDANNGDDYEIRVKKVFRGPEDLLKKTMILKADRNSPVSCGLSSLQTSKQYYLEAYYDESANTLSAGLCNYNNAVNNPDDMVTDEDAEAAVVSTWCTETNGDVGTPGESVEKDVSGGNRGNAQFREYQKCLRQAFQQKRQHDAGMPPMAVPEPI
- the LOC140146296 gene encoding uncharacterized protein isoform X2 is translated as MNSALNLCVVLAVVVLPSAVFGCSCGAPRRHSRINPDGTIVDQSELEAFVCRSSDAILRVKVLGDANNGDDYEIRVKKVFRGPEDLLKKTMILKADRNSPVSCGLSSLQTSKQYYLEAYYDESANTLSAGLCNYNNAVNNPDDMVTDEDAEAAVVSTWCTETNGDVGTPGESVEKDVSGGNRGNAQFREYQKCLRQAFQQKRRILDG